Proteins encoded in a region of the Deinococcus fonticola genome:
- a CDS encoding phosphoribosyltransferase family protein, with amino-acid sequence MESFNVTVGPVSRDLPTVKVGSVNRVPLVEFIGDSEFTNETAQAMLPLIPAGTEVLLTVVTNALPLTHELSDRSGIPYVCARKKRRTYMTDPIIQDVPSMTLGVSETLWLDSHQAARLAGRQVTIVQDVMASGGTARALARFVERAGGSVIGYLAAFKQGDSDLPVTFLQELPTSL; translated from the coding sequence ATGGAGTCTTTCAACGTCACCGTCGGCCCCGTCAGTCGTGACCTGCCCACCGTCAAGGTCGGCAGCGTCAACCGTGTTCCCCTGGTGGAGTTCATCGGGGACAGCGAATTCACGAACGAAACGGCGCAGGCCATGCTGCCCCTGATCCCGGCTGGCACCGAGGTGCTGCTGACCGTGGTCACCAACGCCCTGCCCCTGACGCACGAGCTGAGTGACCGCAGCGGCATTCCTTACGTGTGTGCCCGCAAGAAACGCCGCACCTACATGACCGACCCGATCATTCAGGACGTGCCCAGCATGACCCTGGGCGTCAGCGAAACGCTGTGGCTCGACAGCCACCAGGCCGCCCGGCTGGCCGGCCGCCAGGTCACCATCGTGCAGGACGTGATGGCCTCAGGCGGCACCGCCCGGGCCCTGGCCCGCTTCGTGGAACGCGCCGGCGGCAGCGTCATCGGCTACCTCGCCGCTTTCAAGCAGGGTGACTCCGACCTGCCCGTGACGTTCCTCCAGGAACTGCCGACCTCGCTGTAA